The sequence below is a genomic window from Kiritimatiellia bacterium.
AACTGGACGCGTTCGCGGAGGATGCGCCTGCCTTCGGCGAGCAAGTCCAACTCCCAGGCCAGATGGTTGTAGGCAAATCGCTCGCCGCGGGCGACGCGGCCGGGGGCCAGCGCCTCCCAGTAGATGAAGCGCGCGCCGGACTCCCACTCGATGCGCGTGCGCTGAATGAACGAACAGGCTTTTTGGGGGATGATCCATTCGGGCCGGCTCTCGAGCCAGCCGCCGCGCGCATGCTCTGCGGCAGTAAACCGATGTGGCCGAGCACGGGGATGCCGTTCTCAACCAGCGCGCGCACGTGCGGCACGCGAATTTCGCCGCCCTCCCATTTCACGCCGTCCACGCCCGCTTCTTTCAGGCAGCGGCCCGCGCTGGTGATCGCGTCGGCGACGGAGGCTTGAGATGAATCGACATCGCATACACGCCGTCCGGGCTATTCTTATTCGCAAACTGCCTTATCCTGGGGTTGACGTTTTACAGGTATGCAGAGGGTTGTAGACAGCAGGGTTGAACGCTTGATGGAGATAGACGCCACGAAGGCCGGAGATAAACATGCGCGATCAAACATATCGAACGAATAATCGGCGCGAGGGCGCCAGGGCGATCGAGGCAGCCATTGCTCGACATAGAAATCCCAGCGTTTCTCCAATCCGCTGATGGTGCCGCGAAAGTCGTGGGCCAAAATCAATCCATCGGGGATCTCGCGAATCGCGACGGGTCCCCGTCGAAAGGTAAAATCATGAGGCAAGGTGATCGCAACATCGCATCGGTTTAGATGCGACGGACAGTCGGTGGGGTCGAAATATATCGAAATCGGATATACGGACGGGTTTTGCAGCAGACCTTGTCGCCAGGCCCACGTCAAAAGTCGAATCCAGGTCGGGAGAGAATCAGCCGGATGCCCGGTGTGCCGCAGAAATGCAATCCGGACGGCAGGCATGTGAACTTCGCGAACGGAGAACGGTGGAGGACGTCGGATCATCTTTTCCCTCGTGCGCTCGCGGAATTCTCGGGGCGATTTGTGAAATTGTTTGAAGAACGCGCGGCTGAAGGCGCTATGGTTGTCATAACCGACGGTGGCCGCGATTTCTGAAACGGACAGCGAGTCAAAGCAAAGGAGCGTCGCCGCTCGATTCATGCGCGCGCGTTGAAGGTGCTCATAGAGGGATTCGCCAAATATCTGTCGAAAAAGGCGCAAAAAGTGACGTTCGCTATAGCAGGCCGCATTTGCAATCTCGCGAGCTCCGATACGACTGCCGAGGTGACGCTCCATGAATTCCAGCGCGCGATGCAATCGGGCCTGTTGGTTTTCATCCATCGCGGAGGAATCACGGCTTGATCGAATCCGATGCGATCCAGACGCGAATGCCGTTTCTGCATCATGCATCATGATGCCGTTATACGGATTCGATTGGGATCGAGGGTGATTCTCGATTGTTGAAGCCGACGCCTCCATCCCATCATCCTCTCGTACGCTAAAAGCGCGATTCGTGGAGGGCTTATTGCGCGACATCTTGACGCCTTTTGTTACAACGAAAACATTCCACAGGCACTCAAAACGATTGTACTTGTTCTTAGGCGCGACTCCAGACGAATGATGAGCGCTATATCAAAATGTGTGTATACAAAAATCCAGAGGGCTGGGCAAGCCATATCCCGTAACAGCAGACATTTGTGCCTATGTTCAAACCCTTCTCCCAACCCAGCTCCCTTGGGGCAGCTAAAATTATGCTCGAACACATCCTTTTGAGCAAAACCGAAAAATGATGGACCGCAGCGGCCTGTGAACGGGTGCTCGTCCTTCGATTTGATTTAAGCGGTTGCCGTTGGAACCCCAGCCGCGTGGGGGGGCGTCTAGTTCGAATTGCGGGTTTCATAGCTTATCGCCTGCTGCCCTCGTTTAGCGTCCTCGAGGTCAATCAGCGCATTGGCGCGAAACAGTATGATCGATGAGCGAGTTAACTAGGAAAGCTCGCGTCGCCTTCACACAAGCGATTCCGCTCAACAACTTCTGGCCTACGAGGCGTTTCACGCCCGCTGAAAGAGCCTGGATCCCAAGGCCACCCCGCTGTTTTGCTCACCTCACCAGCTCCATCGGCGTTTTGAGGTGCCGGCGTGGACGGCCCCGCTGCGTCCGTTGCCCACCACCACCCGAGCGCAAGAGGGGCTCTTCTGACATTCCAGAATCCTGCTCAATTCGAAGAACCGCACTCCAATTCGGCGCCCCTTCTGTCGCTTCGCGCTCGCCAGGATATGGCGAACGCCCTGAGTAGTGACTCCCCGTATGAAAGCGGAGCATCCGCCGCTCAACCGTCACCCAAATAGAGCGGACACACGTGAATGACCACCAATACGCCAAAGCTCAAGAATTCTTGCAATCCATTTGTATCCAGAGCGTTATGCGTCAAGTCTGGCAAATTTGTCGTCCAAAAAAATGTCTGAAACTGCATAATCCAAAAGATCGGGCAACTGTTACGTTAAACGTCAGGAGGACAAAATGGGCCTGCTTTCCTGCAAACGATGGTTGCTCGTCTTGGTTGTTGGGCTACTCGGGACGACGGCGA
It includes:
- a CDS encoding AraC family transcriptional regulator, whose product is MDENQQARLHRALEFMERHLGSRIGAREIANAACYSERHFLRLFRQIFGESLYEHLQRARMNRAATLLCFDSLSVSEIAATVGYDNHSAFSRAFFKQFHKSPREFRERTREKMIRRPPPFSVREVHMPAVRIAFLRHTGHPADSLPTWIRLLTWAWRQGLLQNPSVYPISIYFDPTDCPSHLNRCDVAITLPHDFTFRRGPVAIREIPDGLILAHDFRGTISGLEKRWDFYVEQWLPRSPWRPRADYSFDMFDRACLSPAFVASISIKRSTLLSTTLCIPVKRQPQDKAVCE